From Coprobacillus cateniformis:
AGTGAAAGTTATTGTTAAAGATACAATTGCTCCAAAATTGGAAATCAAAGACAAATATACAATTGAGTATAATTCAAAATTAGATCAAAAAGAATTGAAAGCAACTGATTTATCGAAAACAACAGTAACTTTAGATGATTCAAAGGTTAATTATAAGAAAGCTGGAACATATAAGGCAACTGTTATTGCAAAAGATGAAAGCAATAATGAAACAAAGAAAGAAATTGAAATTGTTGTCAAGGAAGAAAAGAAAAAAGAACAAGCAACTACAGAAAAGAAAAATAATTCTTCTAATCCACAAAATTCAAATAAGAAACCAAATTCATCAAACACTTCAAAGCCAAATTCAAATAACACTACAGGAACAACAACGCAATCTACTTCTAAAATTTCGATGGAAGCATTTAATTTGATAA
This genomic window contains:
- a CDS encoding CAP domain-containing protein, which produces VKVIVKDTIAPKLEIKDKYTIEYNSKLDQKELKATDLSKTTVTLDDSKVNYKKAGTYKATVIAKDESNNETKKEIEIVVKEEKKKEQATTEKKNNSSNPQNSNKKPNSSNTSKPNSNNTTGTTTQSTSKISMEAFNLINQERLKLGRSQLQYASEWENIVKKRAVEITSNFSHNGLNNYFSAHSVGECLSHGHGGASNTVLKGWMKSSNHKAILMDPENTKLIVAVNGDYWVALVQ